In one window of Leptospira sp. GIMC2001 DNA:
- a CDS encoding ABC transporter permease, producing the protein MNPNTKKRLSKFVSNKRAFYSLVVLMSAYAISIFAPLIANNKPLIVYYDGSIYFPIVSFYSEADFGGVNRTAPNYKKLKLRDDFVSGSSFMIFPPIPYGVNEDNLESLEDNVSPPNAPNWKHWLGTDDRGRDAFTRIFYGFRIALTFSLLLVFIEMFLAVIIGGVQGYFGGVLDITVQRIIEVLSSIPFLYLILIMGSFFGKGFAVLIVTYGALSWIGLSYYMRGEFLRLRNLQFIDAARALGVSTSTILFRHLLPNAITPLITFLPFTLISSISILSALDFLGYGIPAPNPSWGEMIGQGRERLTAWWLIAFPSFALFATIMLTAFVGEGLRDAFDAKDKVEYE; encoded by the coding sequence ATGAATCCAAATACTAAGAAAAGATTATCAAAATTTGTATCCAACAAAAGAGCTTTTTACTCGCTCGTGGTATTGATGTCCGCCTATGCGATATCGATCTTTGCACCTCTCATTGCCAATAACAAACCATTGATTGTTTACTATGATGGCTCGATTTATTTTCCAATCGTTTCATTTTATTCTGAGGCAGATTTTGGAGGTGTGAATCGGACAGCTCCCAATTATAAAAAACTCAAATTGCGTGATGACTTTGTTAGTGGGTCTTCTTTTATGATTTTTCCTCCAATTCCGTACGGAGTGAACGAAGATAACCTGGAAAGTTTAGAAGATAATGTATCGCCTCCGAATGCTCCGAATTGGAAACATTGGTTGGGGACTGATGATCGCGGACGCGATGCTTTCACAAGAATTTTCTATGGATTTAGAATTGCCTTAACATTTAGTTTGCTTTTGGTTTTTATAGAAATGTTTCTCGCAGTTATTATAGGTGGTGTGCAAGGATATTTTGGTGGAGTATTAGATATCACAGTTCAGAGAATTATTGAAGTATTGTCGAGCATCCCGTTTCTGTATTTGATACTCATCATGGGATCTTTTTTTGGAAAAGGGTTTGCCGTTCTGATTGTAACTTATGGTGCATTGAGTTGGATTGGACTTAGTTATTATATGAGAGGAGAATTTCTACGTTTAAGAAATCTTCAATTCATCGACGCTGCCCGTGCTCTTGGTGTCTCAACTTCAACGATTTTATTCCGTCATTTATTACCTAATGCAATTACTCCGTTAATAACTTTTTTACCATTTACATTGATCTCTTCGATCTCAATTCTATCTGCTCTGGATTTCTTGGGATATGGAATACCCGCACCAAATCCTTCCTGGGGAGAAATGATTGGTCAGGGTCGTGAAAGACTCACAGCTTGGTGGCTTATCGCCTTTCCATCGTTCGCTTTGTTTGCAACAATAATGTTAACTGCCTTTGTCGGTGAGGGCTTGCGTGATGCTTTTGATGCTAAGGATAAGGTTGAATATGAGTAA
- a CDS encoding ATP-dependent DNA helicase, whose amino-acid sequence MNLDPEIIYNRKIQNDLSEGKDIPGFEDLIQSLISAQNKGNLCVEWKPEWKSIIDYEPIGIKIHKFGQKKVVYFSKTFELKTKLENRLIDIIRSAEKINHEMNDSDLVSRAKSIIAKKEKETLSLRLGQKDALINSIMSPFQIISGGPGTGKTTVVAFLLAVLKDLGMLPRLEDIALVAPTGRAAQRLTESIQENLLRMKGLSNLQEEIQFLRGRTLHSLLQFQKYKSKFFYNENRYLPQKLIILDEVSMVDLDMMRALFEALPPIDQIYDGGKFGFRLILIGDPNQLPSVDKGAVLSDFLKGLEKKKKFISKLTESNRQSPSKLRNGKSAIVTMAEDILKLDDEHEQTLFSSSLARIDSQFPATDKIGEEIQYNTELVYFTLPKQMEILSTRQYILKEIWKKYFYPQIERISQWENLTKQNLNEESFIVKFHSEMNKFRCLTIFRKGYWGVESLQETLIEMAIADLRIKKPQNQDKNMISVESVKKIAGKIYFSGMPILITKNDPNRKLFNGDTGYLLRLADTGELRAIFSIDNRMVDFALDTLPAHEPAFILTVHKSQGSEYDSVLLYLPDIRKTQKDDTNHQLVNRQILYTAITRAKNQVIIAGDYNTWNEGVSNSLQRLTGFELK is encoded by the coding sequence ATGAATCTTGATCCGGAAATCATTTACAATCGTAAAATTCAAAACGATCTTAGTGAAGGAAAGGATATTCCAGGTTTTGAGGATCTTATACAGTCATTAATATCAGCACAAAATAAAGGCAATTTATGTGTAGAGTGGAAACCTGAATGGAAATCAATTATAGATTATGAACCAATAGGAATTAAAATTCATAAGTTTGGTCAGAAGAAAGTTGTATATTTTTCTAAAACATTTGAATTGAAAACAAAGCTTGAGAATCGATTAATCGATATTATTCGGTCTGCAGAGAAAATAAATCACGAAATGAATGACTCCGACCTAGTGAGTCGCGCGAAATCAATAATAGCAAAGAAAGAAAAGGAGACATTGAGTTTAAGGTTAGGCCAAAAGGACGCATTGATCAATTCTATCATGTCTCCATTTCAGATAATCAGTGGTGGACCAGGAACTGGAAAAACTACAGTTGTTGCATTTCTTCTGGCGGTTCTAAAGGATTTAGGAATGCTTCCCAGATTAGAAGATATAGCTCTGGTTGCACCGACTGGACGAGCAGCTCAGCGACTGACAGAGTCGATTCAAGAGAATCTACTCAGGATGAAAGGACTTTCCAATCTTCAAGAAGAGATTCAATTTCTTCGAGGACGCACATTGCATAGTCTTTTACAATTTCAAAAATACAAATCCAAATTTTTCTATAATGAGAACAGATATCTTCCTCAGAAATTAATTATTTTAGACGAAGTTTCTATGGTAGATTTGGATATGATGCGCGCATTATTTGAGGCACTTCCACCTATAGATCAAATCTACGATGGAGGAAAGTTTGGCTTTCGTTTGATATTAATTGGAGATCCCAATCAACTACCTTCTGTGGATAAAGGTGCTGTATTGAGTGATTTCTTGAAAGGTCTTGAGAAAAAGAAGAAATTTATTTCTAAGCTAACGGAGAGTAATCGACAATCTCCCTCCAAATTGCGTAATGGAAAATCCGCTATAGTTACAATGGCTGAAGATATTCTAAAGCTGGATGACGAGCATGAACAGACATTATTCTCTAGCTCTCTTGCCCGAATCGATTCGCAGTTTCCGGCAACCGATAAAATCGGAGAAGAAATCCAATACAATACTGAATTGGTTTATTTTACACTTCCTAAGCAAATGGAAATTCTATCAACACGCCAATATATATTAAAAGAAATTTGGAAAAAATATTTTTATCCGCAGATTGAAAGAATCTCCCAATGGGAAAACCTTACAAAACAAAATCTGAACGAAGAATCATTTATAGTAAAATTTCATTCAGAAATGAACAAATTCCGTTGTCTAACAATATTTAGAAAAGGATATTGGGGAGTCGAATCTTTGCAGGAAACTCTGATTGAGATGGCTATCGCTGACCTCCGAATCAAAAAGCCACAGAATCAAGATAAGAACATGATTTCAGTAGAGTCTGTCAAAAAAATTGCAGGTAAAATATATTTCTCAGGTATGCCAATTTTAATTACGAAGAACGATCCGAATCGGAAACTATTCAACGGGGATACAGGATATTTATTACGTTTAGCTGATACAGGAGAATTGAGAGCAATCTTTTCCATAGATAATCGAATGGTTGATTTCGCTCTAGATACTTTGCCTGCACATGAACCTGCGTTTATTCTTACAGTTCACAAAAGCCAAGGTTCGGAATATGATAGTGTTTTATTGTATCTACCAGATATTAGAAAAACTCAAAAAGATGATACGAACCACCAATTGGTCAATCGCCAGATATTGTATACTGCTATAACAAGAGCTAAGAATCAAGTGATCATAGCCGGAGATTATAATACATGGAATGAGGGTGTAAGCAATTCTTTGCAGAGGCTTACTGGATTTGAATTAAAGTAA
- a CDS encoding lipocalin-like domain-containing protein: MKYIILIVLSSVFLFSDLFSQINLPQDHSLHSDYKIEWCYFVSILQLPNDQKVGVELSFFRYQLNSNDKLNSGSPSLVKEIFPVHFAISDINNGKHYTSQVMGRKIGGLSEYSDKVLKVHDFRMEILGDSKFRIFANPRFNQEIGIDLNLSGEKDNLFIHGVNGISKKSNLSPKFFSKYYSMTRLKTSGTVTLNGSKQEVLSGYTWMDHEWSQGDFNESNNSWDWVGLSLDDGSDWMAFRFKANQNAEAETFGSTKWNQTTKTFEPNLDRNGIQDLQLVPNMELIWKSPVTGNVYPMEWRLTSITEKLDIIIKPYFKNQEFDGRKTTGLAYWEGAVTATGTRNGRIVNGQGYLELKGYGKK; the protein is encoded by the coding sequence ATGAAATATATAATTCTAATTGTTTTATCCTCAGTATTTCTATTTTCTGATCTTTTTTCTCAGATAAATCTGCCTCAAGATCATAGTCTTCATTCAGATTATAAAATTGAATGGTGTTATTTTGTTAGTATCTTGCAATTACCGAACGATCAAAAAGTTGGTGTAGAGTTGAGTTTTTTTCGATACCAGCTCAATTCTAATGATAAATTAAATTCTGGCAGTCCATCACTAGTTAAGGAAATTTTCCCCGTTCATTTTGCAATTTCTGACATTAACAATGGGAAGCATTACACATCACAAGTAATGGGAAGAAAAATCGGAGGACTATCCGAATATTCTGACAAAGTTTTAAAAGTACATGATTTTAGAATGGAAATATTAGGAGATTCAAAATTTCGCATATTTGCTAATCCCAGATTCAACCAAGAGATCGGTATTGATCTCAATTTAAGCGGGGAGAAGGACAATCTGTTCATTCATGGAGTCAATGGAATCTCCAAAAAATCCAATCTAAGTCCCAAGTTTTTTTCGAAATACTACAGTATGACTCGCCTCAAAACTTCGGGAACTGTCACACTGAATGGAAGTAAGCAAGAGGTTTTGTCAGGTTATACTTGGATGGATCACGAATGGTCTCAAGGCGATTTCAACGAATCTAATAATTCCTGGGATTGGGTTGGGCTAAGTTTAGATGATGGTTCTGATTGGATGGCTTTTCGTTTCAAAGCAAATCAAAATGCTGAAGCTGAGACATTTGGTTCAACAAAATGGAATCAAACTACAAAGACTTTTGAACCAAATCTAGATAGAAATGGAATTCAAGATTTACAATTGGTACCTAACATGGAACTAATTTGGAAAAGTCCTGTTACTGGAAATGTCTATCCTATGGAATGGAGGTTGACTAGTATTACAGAAAAGTTGGATATAATAATTAAGCCATATTTCAAGAATCAAGAATTTGATGGAAGGAAAACAACGGGACTTGCTTATTGGGAAGGAGCTGTTACTGCGACCGGAACTAGAAATGGTCGAATTGTAAATGGGCAAGGATATCTTGAGCTAAAGGGATACGGAAAGAAATAA
- a CDS encoding ABC transporter ATP-binding protein codes for MSKSEVLLDVKNLSLDLKTNGTRLPVLQNLNFQLFKGEFLSLVGESGCGKSLTALSLTKLLPKQLADYKSGEVVFGNRDLLKLDGKELQNVRGLEIAYIFQEPFSALNPLHKIKDQIIEGYLVHGLGSKKMAIEKAEYLLSRVGITDIKERMNSYPNQMSGGMLQRICIAMALVCDPKLLIADEPTSAIDVTIQAQLIELLFDMKKEFNLSALFISHDIAMVGRIADRIAVMYAGQIAEIGSVDTVIDHPSHPYTKALLNAYPSIKKDSDKLTPIPGIVPSPDNYPIGCHFSDRCGEVMDKCKLTKPKLFDLEKQSNIESSKVACFLYGGDNA; via the coding sequence ATGAGTAAATCTGAAGTTCTATTAGATGTAAAGAACCTATCATTAGATCTGAAGACCAATGGAACCAGATTACCTGTACTTCAGAATTTGAATTTTCAATTATTCAAGGGTGAATTCTTGTCATTGGTTGGTGAGAGTGGCTGTGGCAAATCTCTAACAGCGCTATCACTCACAAAATTATTGCCCAAACAATTAGCAGATTATAAATCAGGGGAAGTTGTATTCGGGAATCGTGATTTATTGAAGTTAGATGGTAAAGAGTTACAAAATGTTCGGGGTCTTGAGATTGCATATATATTTCAAGAGCCGTTTAGCGCATTAAACCCGTTGCATAAGATAAAAGATCAGATCATTGAAGGTTACTTAGTTCATGGCTTGGGTTCAAAAAAAATGGCAATTGAAAAGGCCGAATATCTACTATCTCGAGTTGGAATAACGGATATTAAAGAGAGAATGAATTCCTATCCAAATCAAATGAGTGGCGGGATGTTACAGCGAATCTGTATTGCAATGGCTCTCGTATGTGACCCAAAGTTATTGATTGCAGATGAACCTACATCAGCAATTGACGTAACGATTCAGGCTCAATTGATTGAACTACTTTTTGATATGAAGAAAGAGTTCAATCTGTCCGCTTTATTTATTTCCCATGATATTGCAATGGTCGGAAGAATTGCCGATCGGATTGCGGTTATGTATGCGGGTCAGATCGCAGAAATTGGTTCCGTAGATACTGTAATTGATCATCCATCACATCCTTATACAAAAGCTTTATTGAATGCTTATCCATCTATAAAAAAAGACAGTGATAAACTGACACCAATTCCGGGAATAGTTCCGTCGCCAGATAACTATCCAATCGGATGTCATTTTTCTGATCGTTGTGGTGAGGTGATGGACAAATGCAAGTTAACTAAACCAAAATTATTTGATCTTGAAAAACAAAGCAATATTGAATCCTCCAAAGTTGCTTGTTTTCTTTATGGCGGTGATAATGCTTAG
- a CDS encoding ABC transporter permease subunit: MGRYFIKRFLLIFPTLLGITFLVYLLSNFAPGGPLDLEIAKIKGAANLSGASTKHISQEEVDLIRKRLHLDKPFYVAYFYWLQDIAVFNLGESRLHSKEVSELIFEKMPVSLIFGLSGFFLSYLVCIPLGIRKAMMHGESFDLGSSVLIFFAYSIPVFALAMLLLYLFASGEVFSFFPLGHEVSDFYEDLGFWGKIKDRAAHMFLPVICYVSGSFAVLTLLMKNSLLEQISKDYVRTAISKGVGYSQAVFGHAFRNSLIPIATGFGGNLSLIFAGSLFIELVFNIDGMGLLSFEAVKERDTDLMMGLLLVQSFIGLLGKMLSDFCYVWIDPRINFD; the protein is encoded by the coding sequence ATGGGTCGCTATTTTATAAAAAGATTTTTATTAATTTTTCCAACACTATTAGGAATCACTTTCCTTGTATATCTACTATCTAATTTTGCACCAGGTGGACCTTTAGATTTAGAAATAGCAAAAATTAAAGGTGCTGCGAATCTCTCTGGTGCAAGTACGAAACATATTTCCCAGGAAGAAGTTGACTTGATTCGCAAGCGGTTGCATCTAGATAAACCTTTCTATGTTGCTTATTTCTATTGGCTACAAGACATCGCTGTATTCAATTTAGGTGAGTCTAGACTACATTCAAAAGAAGTATCAGAATTGATTTTCGAAAAAATGCCCGTATCATTGATATTTGGATTGTCTGGATTTTTCTTATCCTATTTAGTCTGTATTCCTCTTGGCATCAGAAAAGCTATGATGCATGGAGAAAGTTTTGATCTTGGCTCAAGTGTTTTGATATTTTTTGCATATTCTATTCCAGTTTTCGCATTGGCTATGTTACTACTTTATTTGTTTGCTTCTGGAGAAGTTTTTTCTTTTTTCCCATTAGGGCATGAAGTCTCCGATTTCTATGAAGACTTAGGGTTCTGGGGTAAGATAAAAGACAGAGCTGCACATATGTTTCTTCCTGTGATATGTTATGTATCCGGATCTTTTGCTGTTTTGACTTTGCTTATGAAAAATTCCTTATTAGAACAGATTTCTAAGGACTATGTAAGGACTGCTATTTCAAAGGGTGTAGGATATTCGCAAGCAGTGTTTGGTCATGCGTTTCGAAATTCCCTCATACCGATCGCTACTGGATTCGGTGGAAACCTGAGCTTGATTTTTGCTGGATCGCTTTTTATAGAATTGGTTTTCAATATTGATGGTATGGGGCTACTTAGTTTTGAAGCGGTAAAAGAAAGGGATACAGATTTGATGATGGGCTTGCTTTTGGTTCAATCTTTTATTGGATTGCTCGGCAAAATGCTATCTGACTTTTGTTATGTGTGGATTGATCCTAGAATCAATTTCGATTGA
- a CDS encoding SpoIIE family protein phosphatase, with protein sequence MSIEKSNPQHSLSWMNRPETSCRRASGLMLFYINERKIQEKNPFEEIMDDNTFLRMMKDSNLWIPQDLEERIINYLSAAEDISSALYQIGKESFLSQAYDLLPTDDSSIGIVELISRVPVLITKITRTVSLDILNLEDTSATFLFTYREPFKEKWYDVIFFKGMLDGLSLLYQLSGSKTILRETKLLGIHTHHKDLGDNIKFGANSNIYQMEWDANKTKIARTQINPEDNRKAQKTFVISRDIGNSEEELSVINLSSVISKSRELALENRDLEAAVEVLKSFKTELEIKQKSIAKDLKLAKNIQMGIIPQTIPDWKGVQFWNHFNPMQEVSGDYYDYFPFDENRLGVAICDVSGHGVPAAFITALSKMLFTTYRYPLPSTIFKNVNRDLLDLLKQQGYTTCIYAIIDKDYKVTYSVAGHPRPVLLRYRTGETSYLEGEGTFLGMFPEASDFYEDQHVFLEPGDKIFLYTDGLTEAENDDGEPFGDDKLLELVSQTRDMDIEAAVEFITAKHKDFIMGTDQKDDITIFGIGLSTEIPEFERLSKIAQEHYDRKQYNQASNSLKNAYKILPRESNNILFLAKTLAKEGKYHEAIDFLKIYNRFRLHNFESHNILGFCFFMIKEYEKAESELRKSLYMSDSHPYVHYNLARVYHKLGDREKFNSIKLKIRKLFPDFTRLNELNNLHPEEI encoded by the coding sequence ATGTCAATAGAGAAATCCAATCCTCAACATAGCTTATCATGGATGAATCGTCCCGAGACCTCTTGCAGGAGAGCATCGGGACTTATGCTTTTTTATATCAATGAAAGAAAGATTCAAGAGAAGAATCCATTTGAAGAAATCATGGATGATAATACTTTTCTTCGAATGATGAAGGATTCCAATCTATGGATTCCTCAAGATCTAGAAGAAAGGATTATTAATTATCTATCTGCAGCTGAAGATATTTCATCTGCTCTATACCAAATCGGAAAAGAAAGTTTTCTTTCCCAGGCATACGATTTATTGCCGACCGATGACTCAAGCATTGGGATTGTAGAACTGATTTCTCGTGTTCCAGTTTTGATTACAAAAATTACCAGAACGGTTTCTTTGGATATTTTGAATCTGGAAGATACATCAGCAACTTTTCTATTTACATATAGGGAACCATTTAAGGAAAAATGGTATGATGTTATCTTCTTTAAAGGAATGTTAGATGGTCTAAGTCTACTCTATCAATTGAGTGGATCTAAAACTATACTGAGAGAAACAAAATTGCTCGGCATTCATACTCACCATAAAGATCTGGGAGACAATATTAAATTTGGTGCAAATTCTAATATTTATCAAATGGAATGGGACGCGAATAAAACCAAAATCGCAAGAACTCAGATCAATCCTGAAGACAATCGTAAAGCTCAGAAAACATTTGTAATTTCACGTGATATTGGTAATTCGGAAGAGGAACTTTCTGTAATCAACCTATCGAGTGTTATATCTAAGTCAAGAGAGCTCGCCTTAGAAAACCGAGATTTAGAGGCTGCCGTCGAAGTTTTGAAAAGCTTTAAAACTGAGCTTGAAATAAAACAAAAGTCAATTGCAAAAGATTTAAAACTTGCAAAGAATATTCAAATGGGGATCATCCCTCAGACAATTCCAGACTGGAAAGGTGTGCAATTTTGGAATCATTTCAATCCTATGCAAGAAGTAAGCGGCGACTATTACGATTACTTTCCTTTCGACGAGAATAGGTTAGGTGTTGCGATTTGTGATGTTTCAGGACATGGTGTTCCAGCTGCTTTTATAACTGCTCTATCCAAAATGCTTTTTACAACATATCGTTACCCACTTCCGAGTACGATTTTCAAAAACGTAAATCGAGATCTTCTGGATCTATTGAAGCAGCAAGGTTATACAACATGTATCTATGCAATCATTGACAAGGACTATAAAGTCACTTATTCTGTCGCTGGACATCCAAGGCCTGTTCTTCTTCGTTACAGAACAGGTGAGACTTCCTATTTAGAAGGTGAGGGAACCTTTCTTGGAATGTTTCCTGAGGCTAGTGATTTCTATGAAGATCAACATGTTTTTCTAGAACCAGGGGACAAAATTTTCCTATACACTGATGGTTTAACAGAAGCAGAAAATGATGACGGAGAACCATTCGGAGATGACAAATTATTAGAATTGGTTTCACAAACTCGTGATATGGATATTGAAGCTGCGGTTGAATTCATCACTGCCAAGCATAAAGATTTTATTATGGGAACGGATCAAAAGGATGATATTACAATATTCGGAATTGGGCTGAGTACAGAAATTCCAGAATTTGAAAGACTTTCCAAAATTGCTCAAGAACATTACGATCGAAAGCAATACAATCAGGCTTCCAATTCATTAAAGAATGCCTATAAAATTTTGCCTCGAGAGTCTAACAATATTTTATTTCTTGCTAAGACATTGGCTAAAGAAGGAAAATATCATGAAGCAATTGATTTTCTCAAGATCTACAATAGATTTCGGCTTCATAATTTTGAATCTCATAATATATTAGGTTTTTGTTTTTTTATGATAAAGGAATATGAGAAGGCGGAATCGGAATTGAGGAAATCCCTTTATATGAGTGATTCCCATCCTTATGTTCATTATAACCTTGCGAGAGTTTATCATAAATTAGGCGATCGAGAGAAATTTAATTCAATCAAACTAAAAATTAGAAAATTATTCCCTGATTTTACTAGGTTGAATGAGTTGAACAATCTTCATCCAGAAGAAATCTAA
- a CDS encoding ABC transporter ATP-binding protein has product MLSLTNLNVVYTSGSSLSFRKKRIVACEDVSLVMKKGRTLGLVGESGCGKSTLGKAVLGLVSIESGSIEFQSTSITNLSKREWLPFRKKIQVVFQDPYSSLNPRLTIEEIISEGLTVHEKNLSKAEIDLRCKNILERVNLSTNILQRYPHEFSGGQRQRIAIARSLILNPELLICDEAVSALDISTQAQVINLLIELRKDLQLSYLFISHDLGIIRYISDDIAVMYLGKIVEWGPKSEIINNCKHPYTKALFASAFDIRDRQKERIVLKGEIPSVLHKPKGCHFHTRCPKAVEICKNVEPPIVQGKDGHYATCHFSEG; this is encoded by the coding sequence ATGCTTAGTTTAACTAATTTGAATGTAGTTTATACTTCTGGATCAAGTCTATCTTTTCGAAAGAAAAGAATTGTCGCTTGCGAAGATGTATCTCTGGTTATGAAGAAGGGTAGAACACTTGGACTCGTAGGAGAGAGTGGCTGCGGCAAATCAACACTTGGTAAAGCTGTTCTTGGTTTAGTTTCCATTGAGTCGGGATCTATCGAATTCCAATCTACTTCAATTACGAATCTATCAAAAAGAGAATGGTTACCGTTTAGAAAAAAAATCCAGGTTGTATTTCAAGACCCTTACTCTTCGCTCAATCCTAGACTGACAATAGAAGAAATTATTTCCGAAGGATTAACTGTTCACGAAAAGAATCTTAGTAAAGCAGAAATTGATCTTCGTTGTAAGAATATATTAGAAAGAGTGAATCTATCGACTAATATATTGCAGAGATATCCTCATGAATTTTCCGGTGGACAGAGGCAGAGAATTGCTATTGCTCGTTCTTTGATTCTGAATCCAGAACTATTGATATGTGATGAAGCAGTTTCTGCCTTGGACATTTCAACTCAAGCTCAAGTTATTAATTTATTGATTGAACTCAGAAAAGATCTTCAATTGTCCTATCTTTTTATTTCCCACGACCTAGGAATTATTCGCTATATCTCCGATGATATTGCAGTTATGTATCTAGGCAAAATAGTTGAATGGGGACCCAAATCAGAGATTATAAATAATTGCAAACATCCATATACTAAGGCATTGTTTGCATCCGCCTTCGATATAAGAGATCGGCAAAAAGAAAGAATTGTTCTAAAAGGTGAGATACCTTCAGTACTCCATAAACCGAAAGGTTGCCATTTCCATACCCGTTGCCCGAAAGCGGTAGAAATTTGCAAAAATGTAGAACCTCCAATAGTGCAAGGAAAAGATGGACATTATGCAACTTGTCATTTTTCAGAAGGTTAA